A region from the Salicibibacter cibarius genome encodes:
- a CDS encoding ABC transporter ATP-binding protein, with product MIKKFARYYSPYKRLFAVTLLCGMLVAALELLFPLAVNRVIDDLLPSGNWELIFAGGIGLFILYLFNGGFHYVVTYWGHKLGISIETDMRTQLYKHLQEQPIQYFDDTKTGHLISRLTNDLMDIGEVAHHGPEELVIALMTLTGAFGIMLTISWELTVMIFGLVAIIIALTYYFGKKMSNAMSYMFGSIADFNARVENNISGIRVIKAFANEAYEKERFVKNNEHFKQTKLKSYKIMASHIASSQILMKILLLFVLVAGTWFVINDQVTFGEFMAFVLLTNVMMRPIQQLNAVIEMYPKGIAGFRRFLQLLEMESSQKEKTDAIDVGKLNGNVTYQHVSFSYGEGDDVLNAVNFSIDSGETVAFIGPSGAGKTTIASLLPRFYDVNTGVITIDGMDICDMTLRSLRENIGYVQQDVFLFDGTIRENIAYGTLEAKEEDIWEAARRSHMADFIESLPKAMDTLIGERGVKLSGGQKQRLSIARMFLKNPPILILDEATSALDTETEAEIQKALNGLSQGRTTLMIAHRLTTIQDADRIFVVTKKGIEERGNHQELIRSGGLYYRMQQSQFHTL from the coding sequence ATGATTAAAAAGTTCGCCCGCTATTATTCTCCGTATAAACGGTTGTTTGCTGTGACACTTTTATGCGGGATGCTTGTTGCCGCGTTAGAGCTTTTATTCCCGTTGGCCGTGAATCGTGTGATCGATGATTTGTTACCAAGCGGGAATTGGGAGCTTATTTTTGCCGGCGGCATCGGTTTGTTTATTCTTTACTTATTCAATGGCGGATTTCATTATGTTGTAACCTATTGGGGACACAAACTTGGGATTAGCATTGAAACCGATATGCGCACCCAACTCTATAAACATTTACAAGAACAACCCATTCAATATTTTGATGACACGAAAACGGGACATCTCATTTCAAGGCTGACCAATGATTTAATGGATATTGGCGAAGTCGCTCATCACGGGCCGGAAGAATTGGTCATCGCCTTAATGACGCTGACTGGTGCTTTTGGGATCATGCTCACCATTAGTTGGGAATTAACGGTGATGATCTTTGGACTTGTTGCGATTATTATTGCCCTGACCTATTATTTTGGAAAGAAAATGTCTAACGCCATGTCATACATGTTTGGCAGCATTGCTGACTTTAATGCGCGCGTTGAAAATAATATCTCCGGCATTCGTGTGATTAAGGCGTTTGCCAATGAAGCGTATGAAAAAGAACGCTTTGTGAAAAATAATGAACATTTCAAGCAAACGAAACTGAAGTCATACAAAATTATGGCCTCGCACATCGCCAGCAGTCAAATTCTCATGAAAATCCTATTGTTGTTTGTTTTGGTTGCCGGCACTTGGTTTGTGATCAATGATCAAGTGACGTTCGGCGAATTCATGGCCTTTGTCCTGCTCACAAATGTCATGATGCGGCCGATTCAACAATTAAATGCCGTCATAGAAATGTACCCCAAAGGGATCGCGGGATTTCGCAGGTTTCTTCAGTTACTCGAGATGGAATCGTCACAAAAAGAAAAAACGGACGCCATTGATGTTGGCAAACTAAATGGGAATGTTACATATCAACACGTCTCCTTTTCCTATGGGGAAGGAGACGACGTTCTTAATGCGGTCAATTTCTCTATTGACTCCGGCGAAACGGTCGCCTTTATTGGCCCTTCAGGCGCCGGAAAAACGACAATTGCCAGTTTGTTGCCTCGTTTTTATGATGTTAACACAGGAGTAATCACCATCGATGGTATGGATATTTGTGACATGACCTTACGATCACTCCGTGAAAATATTGGATATGTGCAGCAGGATGTTTTTCTTTTTGATGGAACGATCAGGGAAAATATTGCATACGGCACGTTAGAGGCAAAGGAGGAAGATATTTGGGAAGCGGCAAGGCGCTCACACATGGCTGATTTCATTGAGAGCTTGCCAAAAGCGATGGATACGTTGATTGGAGAACGAGGCGTGAAATTATCCGGTGGCCAAAAACAACGTCTTTCGATTGCGCGTATGTTTCTTAAAAACCCACCCATTTTAATTCTGGATGAAGCCACATCTGCTTTAGATACGGAGACGGAAGCAGAGATTCAAAAAGCGTTGAATGGACTCTCACAAGGACGCACAACATTAATGATCGCTCATCGTCTCACGACCATTCAGGACGCCGATCGCATTTTTGTCGTTACGAAAAAAGGCATTGAAGAACGAGGGAACCATCAAGAACTCATCCGCTCCGGAGGTTTATATTATCGAATGCAACAATCCCAATTCCATACGCTCTAA